The proteins below come from a single Zea mays cultivar B73 chromosome 8, Zm-B73-REFERENCE-NAM-5.0, whole genome shotgun sequence genomic window:
- the LOC100286023 gene encoding harpin-induced protein (The RefSeq protein has 1 frameshift compared to this genomic sequence), whose protein sequence is MTVTVPGTLPRPRRARNAPGRPTRLCRRGDESPAIDEQPRLYGDYPRRGSPAEPPARTPTRPRGSRAGLGGAAGGALPPGSSSLPSPETAVSTTGGIPGSSGGAPPVQPRRGGLKTNKTIERVSTLGDEPVGLGGSGSSEPPPPPTQTQPKPEPRFSLPQQPEEGPYVDQPPKQPSSSGSGTKRPAGASPTLIRRKEKATKLMTVCLTCCCILFWLLVVCVGLAILVVYLLYHPRAPRIHVSTATLNAGYIDELPPPHLGKALNSDLYVLAAIYNPNTKVDVVLRYMQLDLYFQGRLIGTQAVWPPLYEKPGDSALRSVHLVVSEVVMTQEDAEVWKNVTTGGGLVEMHLQGKFHVQLNFGRWLPFRYTVRPTCALWLDPPPAGALRRARCLNS, encoded by the exons ATGACGGTTACGGTGCCGGGGACACTGCCCCGCCCCAGACGCGCACGCAACGCCCCAGGCCGACCTACACGCCTGTGTCGCAGAGGAGACGAGAG GGCGATTGATGAGCAGCCACGGTTGTACGGAGATTACCCGCGCCGGGGCAGCCCGGCGGAACCGCCGGCGCGAACGCCAACGCGGCCCCGGGGTAGCCGTGCCGGGCTGGGAGGAGCTGCGGGAGGGGCGCTGCCACCGGGGAGCAGCAGCCTCCCCAGCCCCGAAACGGCTGTTTCGACAACTGGTGGGATCCCCGGCTCGTCGGGAGGAGCACCACCGGTGCAACCCCGGCGTGGTGGCCTGAAGACCAATAAGACCATCGAGCGCGTCAGCACGCTGGGGGACGAGCCGGTAGGACTGGGTGGGAGTGGGAGTtcggagccgccgccgccgccaacgCAAACGCAACCGAAGCCGGAGCCACGTTTTTCTCTTCCTCAGCAGCCGGAGGAGGGGCCGTATGTCGACCAGCCGCCGAAGCAGCCGTCTTCGTCGGGGTCGGGGACGAAGAGGCCAGCTGGAGCGTCGCCGACGCTGATCAGGAGGAAGGAGAAGGCGACGAAGCTGATGACGGTCTGCTTGACCTGCTGCTGCATCCTGTTCTGGCTCCTGGTGGTCTGCGTCGGCCTCGCCATCCTGGTGGTGTACCTCCTGTACCACCCCAGGGCGCCGCGGATCCACGTGAGCACGGCCACCCTCAACGCCGGGTACATCGACGAGCTCCCGCCACCGCACCTGGGCAAGGCGCTCAACTCAGACCTCTACGTGCTGGCGGCCATCTACAACCCGAACACCAAGGTCGACGTCGTCCTGCGCTACATGCAGCTGGACCTCTACTTCCAGGGGAGGCTGATCGGGACGCAGGCGGTGTGGCCGCCGCTGTACGAGAAGCCCGGCGACTCGGCGCTCCGCAGCGTGCACCTGGTGGTCAGCGAGGTGGTCATGACGCAGGAGGACGCCGAGGTGTGGAAGAACGTCACCACCGGCGGCGGCCTCGTGGAGATGCACCTCCAGGGCAAATTCCACGTCCAGCTCAACTTCGGCCGCTGGCTCCCGTTCAGGTACACGGTCAGGCCGACCTGCGCCCTCTGGCTCGACCCGCCGCCGGCCGGCGCGCTGCGCAGGGCGCGCTGTTTGAATTCTTGA
- the LOC100274616 gene encoding Pentatricopeptide repeat-containing protein At2g36240-like yields the protein MAASRRLARKLPSLISRYERLISPETDAPELTEAPTTSASIPFDPSLPVLPLAVSHLSPPNPLPVLPSAHASSPASLFRLLRRARHHPRLVALDLHILLAAADASSAFRPDHSLTSLVAARLAASRRLPSLQRLLELVLTRPCPCADDSIFACPELLPTFRKAIVAFAASGDIPSASHALASLRRVADSPLPAEFYNIILQALSRLRRHDDAIRFYGEMTSVYRVAPDVHTFNILISSSCRVEGVDAAMRWFGEMQRRSCAPTVVSFNTLMRGFIREGRYKEGTKVAREMLELGVGLSVASMEILIGGLCRGSKALEAAELFVEFLGDGVVPEGFDCFEVVEALCRGGKVDRAVEAVDMVLERNTKCCMSAPAGATVLECLMEAGKLDEVYRLMWRMIDQGIVPDSISCNCIFEALCEAGRTADANQLRVFAKEKGFEADGETYRMLVQGFGRQGKRKEGKAVLDEMLDLGFIPNIASYNRLLGGLHK from the coding sequence ATGGCCGCCTCTCGCCGCCTCGCGCGGAAGCTGCCGTCTCTGATCTCCCGGTATGAGCGCCTCATCTCCCCGGAGACTGACGCGCCTGAACTCACCGAAGCCCCCACCACCTCCGCATCCATCCCGTTTGACCCCTCACTCCCTGTCCTTCCGCTCGCCGTCTCCCACCTCTCGCCGCCTAACCCGCTCCCGGTGCTCCCCTCCGCTCACGCTTCCTCCCCCGCCTCTCTCTTTCGTCTCCTCCGCCGAGCCCGCCACCACCCCCGACTCGTGGCGCTCGACCTCCACATCCTGCTGGCCGCCGCAGACGCGTCCTCCGCTTTCCGACCCGACCACAGCCTCACGTCCCTCGTCGCCGCCCGCCTCGCGGCTTCCCGCCGCCTCCCTTCGCTCCAGCGCCTCCTGGAGCTCGTCCTCACCCGCCCCTGCCCCTGTGCCGACGACTCCATCTTTGCATGCCCCGAGCTCCTCCCCACCTTCCGCAAGGCCATCGTCGCCTTCGCCGCCTCCGGCGACATCCCCTCCGCATCGCATGCCCTCGCCTCTCTCCGGCGCGTCGCTGACTCCCCACTACCCGCCGAGTTCTACAACATCATCCTCCAAGCTCTCTCCCGCCTCCGTCGCCACGACGATGCCATTCGCTTCTACGGCGAAATGACCTCCGTCTACCGCGTCGCTCCGGATGTCCACACCTTCAACATACTCATCAGTAGCTCATGCCGGGTGGAAGGCGTAGACGCCGCCATGCGGTGGTTTGGTGAGATGCAGCGCCGGAGCTGTGCACCGACGGTCGTTAGTTTCAACACACTTATGCGTGGGTTCATCAGAGAAGGCAGGTATAAGGAGGGAACAAAGGTGGCACGCGAGATGCTTGAGCTTGGGGTTGGGCTGTCCGTTGCGTCCATGGAGATTTTGATCGGTGGATTGTGCCGTGGTAGCAAGGCTCTAGAGGCGGCTGAGCTGTTTGTTGAGTTTTTGGGGGATGGGGTGGTGCCAGAAGGGTTTGATTGCTTTGAAGTCGTTGAGGCTCTTTGCCGTGGTGGGAAGGTGGACAGAGCAGTGGAAGCAGTAGACATGGTATTAGAGAGGAATACCAAATGCTGTATGAGTGCACCTGCTGGCGCCACAGTTTTGGAGTGCCTGATGGAGGCAGGGAAGCTGGATGAGGTTTACCGGTTGATGTGGAGAATGATTGATCAAGGGATTGTTCcggattcaatttcttgtaactgcATCTTTGAGGCGCTTTGCGAAGCTGGGAGGACAGCTGATGCTAACCAGCTAAGGGTGTTCGCTAAGGAGAAGGGTTTTGAGGCTGACGGTGAAACTTATCGTATGCTGGTGCAAGGATTTGGGAGGCAGGGGAAAAGAAAGGAAGGGAAGGCTGTGTTGGATGAAATGCTTGATTTAGGATTTATACCAAATATTGCCTCTTATAATAGGCTTCTTGGTGGCTTGCATAAGTGA
- the LOC103636375 gene encoding G-rich sequence factor 1 isoform X2 — translation MGSNTGGASGGFYQPFNSNLAGAGASTGIQNFPGVRLRGLPFDCNDIDICKFFVGLDIVDCLLVNKNGRFTGEAFVVFPTAMQTESGLHHNRQNMGRRYVEVFRCKKLEYYRAIANEVSQGGYFESEYRRSSPPLRPPKKPAEDKGSMEYTEVLKLHGLPYSATTEDIIKFFLEYELTEENVHIAISSDGKATSEAFVEFPTAEVAKTAMCKDKMTIGTRYVELFPSTPEEASRARTRGKH, via the coding sequence GCTGGTGCAGGGGCTAGCACTGGCATCCAAAACTTTCCAGGTGTACGGCTGCGAGGTCTCCCTTTTGATTGCAATGACATTGATATCTGCAAGTTCTTTGTGGGACTGGACATAGTGGACTGCCTCCTGGTTAACAAGAATGGTCGCTTCACTGGTGAGGCTTTTGTGGTCTTCCCAACAGCTATGCAAACAGAATCTGGTCTGCATCATAACAGGCAGAACATGGGCCGGAGGTATGTTGAGGTGTTCAGATGTAAGAAGTTGGAGTACTACCGTGCAATAGCCAACGAGGTGAGCCAGGGTGGTTACTTTGAGTCGGAGTATCGCCGCTCCTCACCTCCTCTGAGGCCCCCTAAGAAGCCTGCTGAAGACAAGGGCAGCATGGAGTACACTGAGGTGCTGAAGCTCCATGGGCTTCCCTACTCTGCGACCACTGAGGACATCATCAAGTTCTTCCTGGAGTATGAGCTGACAGAGGAGAATGTGCATATTGCGATCAGCTCAGATGGGAAAGCTACCAGTGAAGCCTTTGTTGAGTTCCCAACAGCTGAAGTTGCCAAGACGGCGATGTGCAAGGATAAGATGACTATCGGGACGAGGTATGTGGAGTTGTTCCCGTCTACCCCAGAGGAGGCGAGCAGGGCGAGAACTCGAGGCAAGCATTGA